ATCACGTGGAGGTAGTCGTGAGGGCGAACGACTCTCCGACGAGCTGGTTCTTTGAAGGACCCCAGATGGCAACCCTGCTCCTCGCCGTTGAGACTACTGCACTCAAGGCGCTGACTCGCCTTCAGAATCTTCTGCCAGAGATGGCAAGTGAGCCAGCCACTCGTTACCTGCCTTATCGTAAGGAGGGTGATGACGAGAGCAGCGCACCAGCTCCACCCATGGACGAAGGACTTCCCCTCCGTTTCCAGACCTACTTCAGCTTGTGTGCTTACAGCCTGGCACATCACTTGGCCTCGGAGTCGATGGAGCTTCGGAAGCAACTCCACGAGACCAAGGGACCCCTCCGCCTAGCTCAGACAAAGGCGGACAGGATCAAGAAGGATGGTGCACCCCCTGGACAGCCCGTTGTTGCCTATCGAGGCGGGCGACCCCCACAGGTTACGCATGCCAAGGGATCATCTCAGCCACGCCGTATGATGGCGAAGGACTATCGCAACCTCTTCACGGTGCCACCGGCGAAGCAGCGCCGTGTTTAGCTCCTCCACTCCCCCACTCCCTCAAGTGACGAAGAAACTGAGACGAATGAAGATGAGGAGGAAGACCCAGAGGAGCTGAAATATGCGATCGAGCATTCCACCACTTAGACACCGTTCAGGACTAGGATAGGCCAGTCCGTAACCCTTAAGGTAGGATAGGTCGTGTACCCCTTATGCGAAGTCGAGTCCATGTAATGGTTCGAATGAAACCATGTTGCGATGTGTTTGCTTTCGAATTTTTTTGATGGAAGTCGCACTTTCCCTTTGGGAACTTGTAAATGACATCACCCATTTGGTTTTAATGCATGAGTTTGGCCCTTCTGGCCCTTGCTTAATTTGAAATTGTGCACACCCACCCCCTTACTAGGCGCCCATCTACACTGTTTTCCCTCATTTTATCCCAATCATGAGACCTTGACCGCTCCAACAGGATGCCTGTTGTAACTCGTACTGGTACCTCTACCCAGCAACAAGAAGCTGGAGGTTCTGTCGAAGCAGGAGCCAACCAGGACCAAGCCCGAGGACAGactccaccgccaccacctcccccGAACATGGACATGGCTCAGCTTCTCCAAGCCTTCCGACAGGAACGCCAAGCCAACACTGCAGCCCTCCAGATGATTGCTCAAGCTGTCACCAACAACCGCCAGCAGGCGGGGAACGGCAATGGACATTCCATGTTGGCAGAGTTCAAGAACCATGCACCACCCACCTTCATCGAGACTGCCGAACCCCTGGATGCAGACGACTGGGTCCGCACCATTGAGGATCTGTTGGAACTAGTCGGCCGCACTGAAGACCGTGAGAGGGTGGCATATGCCGCCCACTGTCTTGGGGGAACTTCCAGAGCTTGGTGGGATGGATTCAAGGTCATGCATGCTGGGCAAAATATCACTTGGAATGACTTCAAGACGGAATTCCGCAAGGCCCATATTCTTTCCGGAATTATGGCCATCAAGAAACGTGAGTTCCGGGCCCTGAAGCAGGTAGGTAGCACTGTCAAGGAGTACATGCAGAAGTTCAGTGTTCTGTCAAGGTATGCCCCTGAAGATGTCAGCACTGATGCTGCCAAAAGAGAGCGCTTCATGGAAGGCCTTAACCAGACTCTGTAGTACTCCCTTTTTGTGTGTGACTGCCCAACCTTTCCTGATCTGGTGAACAAGGCACTCATGCTTGAAGACAAGCGACGTGCTTTGGATGACACCCGTAAGCGCAAGATGATCAGCAAGGGTAGCTCCAGCAACCAGAAGCCTCGCCCGTGGCAGCCAGCCCCGGTTAAGCCAACCTATCAGCAGCCAAGAGCCCCTGCACCTCGCACGAACTATCAGCCTCAGCAGTACGCCAACCCCAGGCCAGACTACAACAACCCCAATAACAGTGGTGGCAACAAGACCAACAACTCAAACCAAGTCACTTGCTTTGGATCTGGTCAGTCCTGACACATCTCAAGGGTGTGCCCCAACAGGAAGCCCGATGCTCCGTGCCCCAATGTGCAGAACCCAGGACAAGGCCGCGGGCTGCCACCAAGGAACCAAGCTTCCTGCAACCCGCCCAACAATGGCAAGGGACGTGTGAATCACGTCACTGCAGAAGAAGCTCAGGAAGACCCAGACGTCGTGCTGGGTACGTTCCTTGTCAATTCAGCACCTGCAACTATCTTGTTTGATTCCGGAGCCACACATTCATTTGTCACCCAAAAGTTTGCATTTAAAAGTGGCATGACCCCTACACCCCTGAATAACCCCATGGTGGTACAAACCCCCGGAGCAGAGATGAGAACCAAGATAGGTTGTAAAGGAGTCGGAATCATCATTAACGGGGTAGATTTCCTAGTAGACCTTATCATCTTAAGATCACAAGGCTTGGATGTGATCTTAGGAATGGATTGGCTCATCAAGCACCAAGGCTTGTTAGATTGTGCCAACCGGACTGTCACAGTGACCAATCACCAAGGAGTTGAAGTTAAGTTTGCTTCCAACCCCTCCTCTGCTCGAGACACCCAAGTCAATTGTCTGTCTGATGTTGGATTGGAGCAAGTGCCAGTAGTATGCAAGTACCCCGATGTCTTTCCCGATGAGCTACCGGGAATGCCTCCTGACCGTGAAATTGAGTTCATTATCGAGCTCATGCTCGGAGTAGgacccatctataagaagccttatagaatgggaACGGAGGAGTTAGCAGAATTAAAGAAGCAACTAGCCGAGAAATTGAGGAAAGGATTCATCCGTCCTAGTGcctcaccttggggatcacctgTTCTGTTTGTGGCAAAGAAGGACGGTACGATCTGCTTGTGCGTTGACTATCGCTCCCTCAATGAAGttacaatcaagaacaagtatccacttcccaagattcaagatctgtttgatcaactcaATGGGGCCAAGATGTTCTCCAAGATCGACCTCAGATCTGGGTACTACCAGCTGAAAATCAGACCCCAAGATATTCCGAAGACGGCATTTGTAACCAGATATGGCCTGTATGAGTGCACGGTCATGTCCTTTGGATTGACCAATGCCCCAGCTTACTTCATGTATCTCATGAATAAGGTCTTCATGGAATAATTGGACAAGTTTGTTGTCATCTTCATTGATGACATTCTTGTCTTCTCGAAGACGGAAGAAGAGCACGAGCAACACTTGAGAATGGTCCTAGACAAGCTTCGAGAGCACCaactatacgccaagttcagcaagtgtgaattttggctgcaTGAAGTTGGATTCTTGGGTCACAAATTGACTGCCGAAGGATTGTCAGTGGATCCCACCAAAATTAAAGCCGTGACTGAATGGCAAACCCCGAGCAATGTGAAGGAAGTCAGAAGCTTCCTCGGACTTGCGGGATATTACCGCATGTTCGTTGAAGGATTCTCAAGCATTGCCCGACCCATGACCCAGCTcttgaagaaggacaagaagtttgAGTGGACGCCGAAGTGCGAAGAGAGCTTCCAGGAGCTGAAGAAGAGATTGACCACTGCCCAGTTCTGGCTACACCTGATATTCACAAGGAATTTGTGATATATTGTGATGCATCGCGAACTGGACTTGTAAGTGTTCTGATGCAAGAAGGCAGAGTCGTGGCTTACCTTTCAAGGCAACTACGGCTTCATGAAGAGAACTATGCTACTCATGATCTTGAGTTAGCAGCAGTGGTTCATGCCCTGAAGACTTGGCGACATTACCTCCTAGGAAAGCGGTGTGAGATATACACGGATCACAAAAgcctgaagtatattttcactcaAAAGGAACTGAACATGAGGCAGAGAAGATGGCTAGAATTGATCAAGGATTATGACCTCAGTGTTCAATaccaccctggaaaggctaatgTGGTAGGAGATGCCTTAAGCAGAAAGGCTTGTTCCTTGAACGTTATGATGAAGGAAAGGCTACCCGCCTtgtatgaagaacttgaaagctTCGGGTTGGAACTGGTTGCACCAGGATTCTTGGCCAACCTCAAAGTCAAGCCTACCTTGATGGATGATGTTATGGAAGCTCAGAGGGGACACGAGAGCATCGAAGGCATCAAGAGGAAGATCAAGGCAGGAAAAGCCCCAGGTTTTTCTGAGGATAAGCAAGGAGTTGTGTGGTTTGGGAATCGCATTTGCGTACCCAACAAGACTGAGCTCAAGAACTTGATCTTGCAAGAAGCTCATGACACCCTGTATTCCCTCCATCCCAGAGGAACCAAGATGTATAAAGACCTGAAGGAAATATTCTGGTGGCACGGGATGAAGAGAGAGATTGCCACCTATGTTGCTAAGTGTGATGTTTGCCAAAGGGTCAAGGCTGAATATCAATGACCTGCTGGATTGCTCCAACCACTCAAGGTTaccgagtggaaatgggataaagtcggAATGGATTTCATCACTGTACTCCCTAGGTCAAACAAGGGACATGACTCCATCTGGGTCATAGTCGACCATTTGACCAAGGTAGCCCATTTCATTCCTGTCAAAACTACCTATGATGGCAACCAGCTGGCAACTATTTACATCAACCTAATCGTAAGCCTTCATGGTGTCCCTAAGGAGATTGTGTCAGAtcgaggaacccagtttacctcaaggTTCTGGAAGAAGTTCCAAGAGGCTATGGGAACCAAGTTGTCCTTCAGCACTGCCTTCCACCCACAGACGGGAGGTCAGACGGAACGAGTAAATCAGATACTCAAAGATATGCTCTGAGCCTATGTCTTAGCATATGGAGCTAACTGGGAAGATTGCCTCCCTtttgccgagttctcctacaacaatagTTATCAGTCAAGCCTCCAGATGGCACCATTTGAGGTGTTGTACGGACGCAAGTGTCGCACACCCCTCAATTGGTCGGAAACCAGAGAAGGGCTAGTCTTTGGACCAGATGTTCTCCATGGAGTGGAAGAGCAAGTTCAGCTAGTCAGAAAGCGACTGAAGATCGCCAAGTCAAGACAGAAGAGCTATGCCGACACTCGTCGCTGAAAAGTGAACTTCCAAGTCGGAGACCATGTGTACCTGTGAGTAACTCCTATTAAAGGAACCAAGCGTTTCCACATCAAGGGAAAGCTCGCACCAAGATTCATTGGCCCCTTTAAGATCACCGCACGACGAGGAAAAGTGGCTTACCAGTTGGAACTGCCACTTGAACTAACCGACGTGCACaacgtgttccacgtgtcacaactCCGGAAGTGTCTCCAAGTTCCAGACAAGCCTGATCTCTACAAGGACGTCGACCACCAAGCCATCCACCTACAGCCTGATTTGACCTACCGCAAGAGGCTCATCTGCATTTTGGATTAAGCAGAACAAAGTACGCGAAGCCGCACCATCAAGTACTTcaaggtccagtggagcaaccataCTGAAGCAGAAGCAACCTGGGAACGTGAAGACTACCTTAGATCCGAGTTTCCCGATCTCTTTTAAGGCCTAGTTTaggaatctcggggacgagattcttgtaaggggggtaggtctgtcacacccAGTGTTTTGTAACAAGTCACTTGCATTAATAATTTTGGACCAACAAAAAACTTTTGCATCATTTGGCTTTTATTTTTGGAGTTGGTTTTCTCTCTGTGATTTTCAAGTGCTCATTAAAGTCAACACACCTCCACCTTCtatacttcatctccttgccccCAAACTTCTTCCCAAtaatcatgccatgtgtatagtgcTATATggtattttcttacaaaaataatttggccaaatggTATTTTCTAAATTTAGTTTTcaaaaaacccctgaattgaggtttgcactacaagcacttgatttggggtatgaaaaatatttcaaagagtATATTTGAAACCTATTGGGTATAAgactcccataaaccacaaaaatataattttaaaagatATTTTGCTATTTTagttaaaggctttttcttaaggccagaaatggtttttaataggttaaaattatttaacTATTTCaacaatatttgagaaaattcaggAAAACTCAcaggacatatattgtccatatataagagtttcaacacatggtcatgttcaaaatattggtcaaacccctcaaaaaccctttctggatatttcaCGCTTTTGAAATgtttacaaaggaaatattctCCAAAAATCCCAAGAAGATTCTAGCAAGTCACATATGCATAATACGATTACCTTGCAGAGTTTCAACTCAATCCAAATAGTTTTGGATCACATAAGTGCCCCAAAATCCTCTGTGTCCAGATTCAACTTTGAACAACTTTAAATTGTCAACTTTCTTCTTTTTCTGTCAAACTTTGTGGGCACACTCAAACACACAAATAAAGACACTGCACCAAGTGGTGGATCAAGGAGAAGAAAATAGCTTAGTTAGATCTAAGCAAATCCATTtatgttgatttctagggtttacaaaagttgcattggcaactttacCCAAATGAACTCAAATTTGGTGGAACACCCTATTTCTATATGCCATTTCATCCTGTTAAGTCTCATGGCAAGTGTAATTCATTTTCTTGCCCAAACCAACAACAAACACCTTTTGCCACATTTCCAAAAACACCATTCTGAccccttccactaatctccatgtgCTCAAAATTTTACCGCCGCCCCTCCTAAACCCCCTCTACCACCTGTATGCTTTTCTGCCCGATAAAGCAATGATGAAGGGGGGAGAACCCCATTTTTCTTCTCTGGACAGTGGATTCCTCCCTCTCTCTCAGCCTCCTTCTCTCCCCTCAGCTTTCCAGAGCATCCAAGGCTCTCTCCAGCTTTTGGCCACGCCCCCTTCAGCTGCCAGACGCAAGTGGACGCGCGAGGACGCGGGAAAACCACGGATGCCGGCCGAAGTCGCGCTCTAGAGCGCCTGGCAGAGCACCCGACCGTTGACGCCGTGTCCCCCCACCACCTCGAGCCTCcctaataacccacaagtataggggatcgcaacagttttcgagggtagagtattcaacccaaatttattgattcgacacaaggggagccaaagaatattctcaagtattagcagttgagttgtcaattcaaccacacctggataacttagtatctgcagcaaagtatttagtagcaaagtaatatggaagtaacggtacggtagcaaaagtaatgtttttgggttttgtagtgattgtaacagtggcaacggtaaactaaataagcgaagaacaatatgtgaaaagctcataggcattggatcggtgatggagaattatgccggatgcggttcatcatgtaacagtcataacatagggtgacacagaactagctccaattcatcaatgtaatgtaggcatgtattccgaatatagtcatacatgcttatggaaaagaacttccatgacatgttttgtcctaccctcccgtggcagcggggtcctaatggaaactaagggatattaaggcctccttttaatagagtaccggaccgaagcattaacacatagtgaatacatgaactcctcaaactatggtcatcactgggagtggtcccgattattgtcacttcggggttgccggatcataacacatagtaggtgactaatgacttgcaagataggatcaagaactcacatatattcatgaaaacataataggttcagatctgaaatcatggcactcgggcccttgtgacaagcattaagcatagcaaagtcatagcaacatcaatctcaaaacatactggatactagggatcaaacactaacaaaactaactcgattacatgataaatctaatccaacccatcaccgtccagcaagcctatgatggaattactcacgcacagcggtgagcatcatgaaattggtgatggaggatggttgatgatgacgatggcgacggattcccctctccggagccccgaacggactccagatcagtcCTCCCGAgggagtttagggcttggcggcggctccgtatcgtaaaatgcgatgaatctttctctctgatttgtttctccccgaacacgaatatatggagttggagttgaggtcggtggagctccagggggccatgaggcagggggcgcgccccccaccctcatggaaagggtgtggccccctggccttgattctttcgccagtattttttattatttccaaaaataatctccgtgaagttttaggtcattccgagaacttttgtttctccacataaataacaccatggcaattctgctgaaaacaacgtcagtccgggttagttcaattcaaatcatgcatgttggagtccaaaacaagggcaaaagtgtttggaaaagtagatacgacggagacgtatcactccccCGCGCGCCAGTCGATGCCCCTCGATGTCCGCTCCATGCCAGCAGGACGCCCACTTGCTCCcgcgccctcctctctctcctacAGCTCGCGCCAGAgcgccgccccgctcggccaatgcTGGCGCCGCTCCTGTGGCCCGCCCTCAGCTCGTCCTGCTCCACCTCTCTCTCCCTGGCACCCTAGACCACTCCCACGAACACCCCCGAGCCCTCCATTCCCTCTCTAACGGCCACCCGAGCCGATCCCGCGGACGCCCGTAGGCCGCGCCTATGGTGGACCTCGGCCAGCCTATATAAGGCGACCCCGAGCCTCTCTCTCACTCCGTGTCGCTCCCCCACACTCTTAGTCAACCTCCCGCACCACCCATTTGTCTCCAGAGCCGCCTGAGCTCGAgatcgagctcgagctccgccgcctcggctCGTCGACGTTCGCGTGGTATAGGCCTTCTCTGCCCCCGTTCTCTCTCGATCTAGAACCACGCGACACCACTGACCCTTTACCCTCTCTTTCCCGCTCTTTTTGCAGCCGGGAACGGACGGAACCACCGACGCCCGAAGCACCTCCGCCGTGTGACCTCGTCGCCGGCAAACCAGGCTTCTCTGGCGACCACCTCCAACACCACCCGAACGGCGACATCCCCCTGAGTCCAACGGTGCCACCCGCTCGACCTGCCGTGCCCTGTAGGGTCGCCGGTGAGCTCGCAGGCCCATTTGTCGCAGGGTTGAagatgacaggtgggccccacctatcatcctcacctctccctcgcccctctctctctcgctgacgcCCGGGCCCCGCCCGTCAGGTTTGAAAACCTGGCGCGCGTGCGCTGGCTCGCCTGGGCCTCCTCCCCCTCTGGGCCTGCTGCGCTGCGGCTGATCTGGCCTAGAAGCACAGTGccctttctctttttattttctgtcccttttccaaaaattccacAGGATTGGATATTAATCTAGATGCAATAATTCCAGTTCCTAAATTCTTGTAAAAATCTCACCTATTTAATGGTGTAACCTTCATATATGCCCAACCAACTTTTCTGTACTATtgaaattaaaattaaaatttgAGCAATTAAATCCTTGTTTGAAAACCCATTGCTCTGTCCCTGTAGCTCCAAATCCAAAACTAAGGATTTTCCCCTTCTTAGTTTTCCTCCTAGTATTTAACAAAAATAGGATGACATTTTTCTGAGCACCTTGACTTTTCTATTTTTATTATTGCCTTATTTTCCCATTGTTTTTGTTGTGATGAATAGATCCCGCGTTTGATGAAGTAGTTGGAGAACAAGAGGGAGAAGgacttgaagactttgaagaccaAGCCAACcaaggcaagcagccctttgaccatgattCACCCCTCTTGTTCATcgatatttttttcgtatgcatgatGACGTTGTTGAATATGGACTTGATATAACGGTTGCATTGATGCATGCCCATTGGTACTTGGTAGCTCTACCTTGTGCTAGAGATGCGATGGAAAATACTTGATATTGATGCATGATGTTGCATCTATGCCATGACCATCTCTTGGTTACAATCCTTTGAAAACCCCAACGGGTGCCCCTAATGCCCGTGGGTGATGTTGAATTAAGGTCACCACTTGAGGACGAAGTGGTGTACCAGAGAAAGATTTTGTGTGAAGAGTAAAATGATGGATTAGATTTAGGTGTGAATACCGTCCCAACCAAACATGTGCAACCACTCTACCCCTTATGGGACGGGGCATTATTCATTACTTAGGCCGATACTAGCATGGTGCccacattactagtgacgggggtGACATGAGGtcactctcgggacggggtcgtgctcggataggcggccatgactgttttcacagggcaccggacacaccgttggtccCTTCGTGTATGCGTGTTAATGTGAAAGGGCAGAGTCCCACGATCTTTTGTTTATACACGAGGGTCGTGTACCAACAAGTGGAccctatgttagtgtcgtctagggaaagataatGATCAGGTGCTTCTCCCGAGTACTTGAGGCACTACGGGATCGTGGATGACATGAAAGCTTCCTAGTTCTTGTGGGTAAATAgcgcaacctctgcagagtgtcaaACTATTCAAATAGCTATGTCCACTGTCATGGACAGTTGGGTGGTGCTACTTAAACTATGTCCAGA
The Aegilops tauschii subsp. strangulata cultivar AL8/78 chromosome 3, Aet v6.0, whole genome shotgun sequence genome window above contains:
- the LOC141042844 gene encoding uncharacterized protein, whose amino-acid sequence is MDMAQLLQAFRQERQANTAALQMIAQAVTNNRQQAGNGNGHSMLAEFKNHAPPTFIETAEPLDADDWVRTIEDLLELVGRTEDRERVAYAAHCLGGTSRAWWDGFKVMHAGQNITWNDFKTEFRKAHILSGIMAIKKREFRALKQVGSTVKEYMQKFSVLSRYAPEDVSTDAAKRERFMEGLNQTL